One genomic segment of Vibrio penaeicida includes these proteins:
- a CDS encoding AAA family ATPase: MDMRTERVTTRYSVRDTFGIDVDMDVIGYPHPTQDVPDIDMAYQFNPEVTLAILAGFTHNRRTLIQGRHGTGKSTHIEQVAARLNWPCMRINLDGHLSRLDLVGKDAIVLKDGKQVTEFQEGILPWAVQKPMALILDEYDAGRPDIMFVIQRLLEKEGKLALMEQNRVITPHPQFRLFATANTVGLGNVNGLYHGTQVLNHAQLDRWNLTATLNYLPAEQEAQIVLARVPEKNTPQGKIIVDHMVQLANLTRQGFETGDLSSLMSPRTVMTWAENCEIFKDCELAFKLTFFNKCEESEQALLEEYYQRCFGRELLNQELPKQELSGSMRNDE; encoded by the coding sequence ATGGATATGAGAACAGAGCGAGTCACCACCCGCTACTCTGTTAGGGATACATTTGGGATTGATGTGGATATGGACGTGATCGGATACCCACATCCCACACAGGATGTGCCTGACATTGATATGGCGTATCAATTTAATCCTGAGGTGACGTTAGCGATACTCGCAGGGTTTACTCACAACCGTCGTACGCTGATTCAAGGTCGGCATGGCACTGGGAAGTCGACTCATATAGAACAGGTTGCGGCACGATTGAACTGGCCTTGTATGCGAATAAATTTAGACGGACACCTCAGCCGTCTCGATTTAGTCGGTAAAGACGCCATTGTATTGAAAGATGGTAAACAGGTGACGGAGTTTCAAGAAGGCATTTTGCCTTGGGCGGTTCAAAAACCCATGGCTCTAATACTGGATGAATACGACGCAGGGCGACCAGACATAATGTTTGTCATTCAGCGGCTGCTTGAAAAAGAGGGCAAGCTTGCTTTGATGGAGCAAAACCGTGTCATTACCCCACACCCGCAATTTCGACTGTTTGCGACGGCAAATACCGTAGGGCTTGGAAACGTCAACGGTTTGTACCACGGCACCCAAGTATTAAATCATGCGCAGCTCGATAGGTGGAATTTAACAGCGACGCTCAATTATTTGCCTGCTGAACAAGAAGCGCAAATTGTGTTGGCTCGCGTTCCAGAAAAAAACACACCTCAAGGAAAAATCATCGTGGATCATATGGTGCAGCTCGCCAATCTTACGCGACAGGGTTTTGAAACGGGAGATCTTTCCAGTCTTATGTCGCCGCGCACGGTGATGACTTGGGCGGAGAATTGTGAAATTTTCAAGGACTGTGAATTGGCGTTCAAACTAACGTTTTTTAATAAGTGTGAGGAATCGGAACAAGCCCTTTTGGAAGAATACTATCAGCGTTGCTTTGGTCGGGAACTGCTTAATCAAGAATTACCCAAACAAGAATTGTCAGGGTCGATGCGTAACGATGAATAG
- the xsc gene encoding sulfoacetaldehyde acetyltransferase: MSENTRNVVEGKTRMTPSEAFVETLVANNVQDMFGIMGSAFMDAMDIFAPAGIRLIPVVHEQGAAHMADGYSRVSGEHGVVIGQNGPGISNCVTAVAAAYWAHSPVVIVTPETGTTTMGLGGFQECNQLPMFQEFTKYQGHVTHPSRMAEYTGRCFDRAMSEMGPTQLNIPRDYFYGDIQCEIPKPARLDRGAGGEQSLNDAADILAQAKFPVIISGGGVVMGDAIEECKALAERLGAAVVNSYLHNDSFPASHELWCGPLGYQGSKAAMKLISQADVVIALGSRLGPFGTLPQHGMDYWPTNAKIIQIDADNKMLGLVKKISVGICGDAKAAAVALTQRLEGRTLTCDANKQERFEKIQAEKTAWEQELDDWTHEKDQFSLDMIEENAQETPFSGGEYLHPRQVLRELEKAMPEDVMVSTDIGNINSIANSYLRFEKPRSFFAAMSFGNCGYAFPTIIGAKVAAPHRPAISYAGDGAWGMSLVETMTCVRHNIPVTAVVFHNRQWGAEKKNQVDFYNRRFVAGELDNQSFAEIARSMGAEGITVDKLEDVGPTLQKAIDMQMNEGKTTIIEIMCTRELGDPFRRDALSTPVRHLDKYKDYV; this comes from the coding sequence ATGAGCGAAAACACAAGAAACGTGGTTGAAGGAAAAACGCGTATGACGCCTTCAGAGGCGTTTGTAGAAACATTGGTAGCAAACAATGTACAAGACATGTTTGGCATTATGGGATCCGCTTTTATGGATGCCATGGATATTTTTGCCCCTGCTGGCATTCGTTTAATCCCAGTCGTTCACGAACAAGGTGCGGCACACATGGCCGATGGCTACTCACGTGTTTCTGGCGAACATGGTGTGGTGATAGGACAAAATGGACCGGGTATCAGTAACTGTGTTACCGCCGTCGCCGCTGCCTATTGGGCACACAGCCCAGTGGTGATTGTGACACCAGAAACCGGCACCACGACCATGGGACTAGGTGGTTTCCAGGAATGTAACCAGCTTCCTATGTTCCAAGAATTTACTAAATACCAAGGGCACGTAACCCACCCTTCGCGCATGGCGGAATACACCGGTCGCTGTTTTGATCGCGCAATGAGTGAGATGGGTCCGACTCAACTCAACATCCCACGCGATTATTTTTATGGTGATATTCAATGTGAAATCCCGAAACCCGCTCGTCTCGATAGAGGTGCAGGTGGCGAACAAAGCTTAAATGATGCAGCAGACATCTTAGCTCAAGCCAAATTCCCAGTGATCATTTCCGGTGGTGGTGTCGTTATGGGCGATGCTATTGAAGAATGTAAAGCACTAGCAGAACGCTTAGGTGCTGCGGTCGTGAACAGCTACTTGCACAACGACTCGTTCCCTGCCAGCCATGAACTATGGTGTGGTCCTCTAGGCTATCAAGGCTCTAAAGCTGCGATGAAGCTGATCTCTCAAGCGGATGTCGTGATTGCACTTGGCTCACGTCTTGGTCCGTTCGGTACTCTGCCACAACATGGCATGGATTACTGGCCAACCAACGCCAAGATCATTCAGATCGATGCCGACAACAAAATGTTGGGATTAGTTAAGAAAATCTCTGTGGGTATTTGTGGTGATGCAAAAGCCGCTGCTGTCGCCCTGACCCAACGTTTAGAAGGTCGCACGTTAACTTGTGATGCAAACAAGCAAGAACGCTTTGAGAAAATTCAGGCTGAGAAAACAGCGTGGGAACAAGAACTGGACGATTGGACGCACGAAAAAGACCAATTCAGCCTAGACATGATCGAAGAAAACGCGCAAGAAACGCCTTTCTCTGGTGGCGAATACCTTCACCCAAGACAAGTTCTGCGCGAACTTGAAAAAGCCATGCCGGAAGATGTCATGGTGTCGACCGACATCGGTAACATCAACTCCATTGCCAACAGCTACCTTCGCTTTGAAAAACCACGTAGCTTCTTTGCGGCCATGAGTTTTGGTAACTGTGGTTATGCGTTCCCAACCATCATTGGGGCAAAAGTGGCAGCGCCACATCGCCCAGCGATCTCTTACGCAGGCGATGGAGCTTGGGGCATGAGCTTAGTCGAGACCATGACTTGCGTACGCCACAATATTCCTGTGACTGCCGTGGTTTTCCATAATCGCCAATGGGGTGCTGAGAAGAAAAACCAAGTGGATTTCTACAACCGTCGCTTCGTTGCTGGAGAACTGGATAACCAAAGTTTTGCAGAGATTGCTCGTTCAATGGGTGCAGAAGGGATCACTGTCGATAAATTGGAAGATGTCGGTCCAACGTTGCAAAAAGCCATCGATATGCAGATGAACGAAGGCAAGACAACCATTATCGAAATCATGTGTACACGTGAATTAGGCGACCCATTCCGCCGCGATGCACTGTCTACCCCTGTACGCCACTTAGATAAATACAAAGACTACGTCTAA
- a CDS encoding TRAP transporter substrate-binding protein: protein MILTKSKFISWSALIAVAIAAPVTSAKTFKMALGDAAGGTQWELGTKFSELMEKKTNGSVKLDLFPNGQLGNEQDTVNNAAIGLLDFSVLAINNVTPFSPSVGLLTMPYLIQSAEEAKKLTQGAVGDELVKNTIRDANVRIVGWAYSGFRVLTNSKRPVKTLADLKGLVIRVPKNDIMISAYQAWGINPTPMAWSETFTGLQQGVVDGQDNPYITVHAMKFNEVQKYVTNIRYIFSIEPLIVSESIFQEQSKDIQEAILAAGKEATEHSYQFLLESEDRIRKDLVAKGMVITEPADGEKEWMNKVTEKVWPKFYSSIGGKEKLDDTLKSLGR from the coding sequence ATGATACTTACCAAATCGAAATTCATTTCATGGAGCGCTTTGATTGCCGTCGCAATCGCGGCTCCCGTCACTTCTGCCAAGACCTTTAAAATGGCACTGGGTGATGCAGCTGGTGGTACACAATGGGAATTAGGCACCAAATTTAGCGAACTGATGGAAAAGAAAACCAATGGCAGTGTGAAATTGGATTTGTTTCCTAATGGTCAGCTTGGCAACGAACAAGACACCGTCAATAACGCAGCCATCGGCTTGCTCGATTTTTCCGTACTCGCGATCAATAACGTGACCCCCTTTTCTCCGTCGGTGGGTTTGCTCACCATGCCATACCTGATTCAAAGTGCGGAAGAAGCCAAAAAACTGACTCAAGGCGCTGTTGGAGATGAGTTAGTGAAAAACACCATTCGCGACGCAAACGTTCGAATTGTGGGCTGGGCGTATTCAGGATTTCGTGTTCTGACCAACTCCAAGCGCCCAGTGAAAACACTGGCAGACCTGAAAGGGTTGGTGATCCGAGTCCCGAAGAACGACATCATGATTTCGGCTTATCAAGCATGGGGAATTAACCCAACGCCTATGGCCTGGTCGGAAACCTTCACCGGATTACAGCAAGGCGTGGTCGATGGTCAAGACAACCCTTACATCACTGTTCATGCAATGAAATTCAATGAAGTTCAGAAGTACGTCACCAACATTCGCTACATCTTTTCGATCGAGCCGCTGATTGTCAGTGAGTCGATATTCCAAGAACAGTCTAAAGACATACAAGAAGCGATACTTGCGGCAGGTAAAGAAGCAACCGAACACAGCTATCAATTCTTACTGGAGTCGGAAGACCGAATCCGCAAAGACTTAGTCGCTAAAGGTATGGTAATTACAGAGCCAGCCGACGGCGAAAAAGAATGGATGAATAAGGTGACTGAAAAAGTATGGCCAAAATTTTACTCCAGCATTGGCGGCAAAGAAAAACTGGATGACACATTGAAATCTCTCGGTCGTTAA
- a CDS encoding cobaltochelatase CobT-related protein, producing the protein MNSGKQAISQKQRNQLNREHLLATLRSLSGYSDIELKGDRLFQRSQPLVTLAPHLQLRDFGSVMHLEQENALEDERATQRGLVDGWVAHLTNTNQVDFLASRPTHQMARWVFDALEQLRAESLISKKFEGVSVNIEMHFEHWSRQYEKAGLLESQVGILLFTLLQMVRSRVQSLPIPEIIEEQIESTRMALAPLIGTPLSKLKRSANSQIEYAKFANDIAQVIANLVDSTLEDEDANQPPTRNRIAFDLLVENDGEIECELPVAQAGEGTSVEGRASGYQAFTTDYDEERFAASLVRGALLTEFREDLDKQWMQSGMSIRKVAQRMKERFSTPCEPQYQFGEESGLIDGRRLSQIVTNHNEKRVFYTRPQMLKPDMQLTILIDCSGSMRNSIRSVALMVDVLVRAAHLSGVKTEVLGFTTRSWNGGRAQQDWLKARKPKLPGRLNELRHLIFKSASDNWVKSKRQIAAMMKHDLFKEGIDGEAILWAQKRLSNSECQKKALLVISDGCPMDTATQLANDDAYLARHLSYAIAQCEQEGTLVTGMGIGLDLSAFYTHHLAVDLDQDTNTQTLFNLIDKIAYRLGFSSFM; encoded by the coding sequence ATGAATAGTGGAAAACAGGCGATTAGCCAGAAACAACGCAATCAACTAAATCGAGAACACTTATTGGCGACGTTGCGCTCACTTTCAGGGTATTCCGATATTGAATTGAAAGGGGATCGTTTGTTTCAACGCTCGCAGCCGTTGGTGACGCTTGCTCCCCATTTGCAGTTGAGGGATTTTGGAAGTGTCATGCACCTTGAACAAGAAAACGCGTTGGAAGATGAAAGAGCAACTCAAAGAGGTTTAGTCGACGGATGGGTTGCTCATCTCACTAACACCAATCAAGTTGATTTTTTAGCAAGCCGGCCAACACACCAAATGGCTCGCTGGGTATTTGATGCGCTAGAACAGCTTCGAGCGGAATCGTTGATTTCAAAAAAGTTTGAGGGGGTGAGCGTCAACATAGAGATGCACTTTGAGCATTGGTCTCGGCAATATGAAAAGGCAGGGCTACTGGAAAGCCAAGTGGGCATATTGTTGTTTACGTTATTGCAAATGGTGCGTTCTCGAGTTCAATCCTTACCTATCCCCGAAATCATTGAAGAACAGATAGAGTCAACAAGAATGGCGTTAGCGCCTCTTATCGGAACCCCGCTTTCTAAATTAAAAAGATCAGCAAATAGCCAGATTGAATACGCTAAGTTTGCGAACGATATTGCGCAAGTTATTGCGAATTTAGTAGACAGCACATTAGAGGATGAAGATGCCAATCAACCCCCTACTCGTAATCGCATTGCCTTCGATTTGTTGGTGGAAAATGATGGCGAGATTGAGTGTGAATTGCCTGTCGCCCAAGCAGGGGAGGGTACTTCTGTTGAAGGGAGAGCTTCAGGGTATCAGGCTTTTACCACCGACTATGATGAAGAACGTTTTGCCGCTTCGTTGGTCAGGGGGGCATTACTTACCGAGTTTCGGGAGGACCTTGATAAACAGTGGATGCAGTCGGGTATGTCCATTCGTAAAGTTGCACAGAGAATGAAGGAGCGGTTTTCCACTCCATGCGAACCCCAGTACCAGTTTGGTGAGGAATCGGGTTTGATTGACGGGCGCAGGCTTAGTCAGATCGTGACGAACCATAACGAGAAGCGTGTATTTTATACTCGCCCTCAAATGTTGAAGCCAGACATGCAACTGACGATTCTCATTGATTGTTCTGGCTCGATGCGCAATTCAATTCGTTCTGTCGCACTGATGGTTGATGTCCTAGTTAGGGCGGCGCATTTATCTGGGGTAAAAACGGAAGTATTGGGGTTTACCACGCGTTCATGGAATGGGGGACGAGCGCAGCAAGATTGGTTAAAGGCGAGAAAGCCGAAGTTACCCGGGCGGCTCAATGAACTGAGGCACCTCATTTTTAAAAGCGCGTCAGACAATTGGGTGAAATCGAAACGACAGATAGCCGCGATGATGAAGCACGATTTGTTTAAAGAAGGGATTGATGGAGAGGCCATACTCTGGGCTCAGAAAAGATTATCAAACAGCGAATGCCAGAAGAAGGCGTTATTGGTGATATCCGACGGTTGCCCTATGGATACCGCAACGCAATTAGCGAACGATGATGCTTATCTCGCACGCCATCTTTCATACGCCATTGCGCAATGCGAACAAGAGGGAACGTTAGTCACAGGTATGGGGATAGGGTTGGATTTGAGTGCATTTTACACTCACCACTTGGCCGTCGATCTAGATCAGGACACTAACACTCAGACACTCTTCAATTTGATCGACAAAATAGCCTATCGTTTGGGCTTTTCATCCTTTATGTAA
- a CDS encoding TRAP transporter large permease, with amino-acid sequence MEAYLTLILFGGFLVLLILGAPITVSLAGASMAAYLLLDKNPIALVQIAFTSVGNFPLMALPAFVLAGALMEAAGISKRLVDIAENLAGPVTGGLGMATVVACLFFGAISGSGPATTAAVGMLMIPAMVKRDYEKSYASAVTAASGGLGIIIPPSIPLVIFGISSMGLMPPPEAIAEHGNFSTVSIPKLFVAGVIPGLIMALSLMATNYVIAKKRGYKGLKEDWDSREIRTAARHGIWSILAPFLILGGIYSGIFTPTESAVVAIFYSLFVGLFLHRELTFQSIIKSLSTTTWITGRVLLILFAATVFGRLLVEQKIPVVVADSLLSLTDNMYLVWALTISLLIFIGMFMETLAAIMIIVPVLLPIMYMLGADPTHVGIVVVCVLSIGFATPPLGENIFVASGIGGSTVEQITARIHPFVITSVIAVFIIAFFPSLSLYLPKLVGFP; translated from the coding sequence ATGGAAGCCTATTTAACTCTGATTCTATTTGGCGGCTTTTTAGTGCTGCTGATATTGGGAGCCCCAATTACCGTCTCGTTGGCGGGCGCCTCGATGGCGGCTTACCTACTACTTGATAAAAACCCGATTGCGTTAGTGCAAATCGCTTTTACCTCGGTTGGGAATTTCCCCCTAATGGCGCTGCCAGCGTTTGTTTTAGCTGGGGCATTAATGGAAGCGGCAGGCATCTCTAAACGGCTAGTCGATATAGCAGAAAATTTAGCTGGACCTGTAACGGGTGGTTTAGGTATGGCAACCGTGGTGGCCTGCCTGTTTTTTGGCGCGATCTCCGGTTCAGGTCCGGCTACCACTGCCGCGGTTGGTATGCTCATGATCCCAGCCATGGTGAAGCGAGACTATGAAAAAAGCTACGCCTCCGCCGTCACTGCTGCCTCTGGTGGGCTTGGGATCATTATTCCGCCGTCTATCCCACTTGTGATTTTTGGTATCTCTTCCATGGGGTTAATGCCACCACCCGAAGCGATTGCCGAGCACGGTAATTTTTCAACGGTTTCCATTCCTAAGCTCTTTGTCGCAGGTGTGATCCCTGGTTTGATTATGGCACTGTCGCTCATGGCAACTAATTATGTTATTGCCAAAAAGCGAGGCTACAAGGGGCTGAAAGAAGATTGGGATTCGAGAGAAATCAGAACAGCGGCAAGGCATGGTATTTGGTCCATTCTGGCACCTTTTCTTATTCTTGGTGGTATCTACAGCGGTATCTTCACACCGACCGAATCGGCCGTGGTGGCGATTTTTTACTCCCTTTTTGTTGGGTTGTTTCTACACCGAGAACTCACCTTTCAAAGCATCATCAAATCGCTTTCTACCACAACGTGGATAACAGGTCGTGTCTTGTTGATTCTGTTCGCGGCAACAGTATTTGGTCGCCTTCTGGTGGAACAAAAAATTCCAGTAGTCGTCGCTGATTCTCTACTTAGCCTAACCGACAACATGTATCTGGTATGGGCGCTAACCATAAGCTTACTCATCTTCATTGGTATGTTCATGGAAACCTTAGCCGCTATCATGATCATTGTGCCTGTGCTGCTGCCGATCATGTACATGCTGGGTGCCGATCCAACTCACGTCGGCATTGTAGTCGTGTGTGTATTGTCGATTGGTTTTGCCACCCCGCCCCTTGGGGAAAACATCTTTGTCGCATCGGGGATTGGTGGCTCAACAGTTGAACAGATAACGGCAAGAATTCATCCATTTGTGATTACCTCGGTGATAGCAGTCTTTATCATTGCCTTCTTCCCGAGTTTGTCGCTGTATCTGCCTAAGTTAGTTGGGTTTCCTTGA
- a CDS encoding PfkB family carbohydrate kinase gives MGNLLIAGAANVDIVATINTLGSNKNHRGRVHFSAGGCGLNMALNASRLGYPTTFMTALNRSILSNQIERVLDKCGVTKKILTVPNMEDSIFSIINGSESDNKSVLQEALNDIELTNEFVHSEIQDSKGVLVTAEFSVTSLKTIIQAANRCSKEVFIAGCSAEEVTKIPFKDIRVDYLFLNQHEAKSFARYHKCGNLNTLSALLKTTIVVTKDEQGAEVITPENTQRFDTIYKHFDGNTLGAGDYFMSKCAVEVLSGHSIEAAVRQALETINDILNTEKANLYDTNLELTKELA, from the coding sequence ATGGGAAACCTTTTGATCGCAGGTGCTGCCAATGTCGACATCGTTGCAACCATCAATACCCTCGGCAGCAATAAAAACCACAGGGGGAGAGTTCACTTTAGTGCAGGAGGATGTGGTTTAAATATGGCATTAAACGCATCTAGACTCGGCTACCCAACTACATTTATGACAGCACTAAACCGTTCTATTTTATCCAACCAAATTGAACGCGTTTTGGATAAATGTGGCGTAACAAAAAAGATTTTGACTGTCCCGAACATGGAAGACTCCATATTCTCCATCATTAACGGTTCAGAATCCGACAATAAGTCCGTTCTTCAAGAAGCTTTGAATGACATCGAATTGACAAATGAATTCGTGCATTCAGAAATACAAGATTCAAAAGGAGTACTGGTGACAGCTGAGTTCTCTGTAACAAGCCTTAAAACCATCATTCAAGCTGCCAACCGTTGTTCAAAAGAAGTTTTTATTGCTGGATGCTCGGCAGAGGAAGTGACGAAAATTCCATTCAAGGATATTCGGGTCGATTACCTATTTCTTAACCAACACGAAGCAAAAAGCTTTGCCCGATATCATAAATGTGGAAACCTGAATACGCTGTCAGCGTTGCTTAAAACAACGATCGTCGTGACCAAGGATGAGCAGGGAGCAGAAGTTATCACACCAGAAAATACGCAACGATTTGACACAATCTACAAACATTTCGATGGGAACACGCTTGGAGCAGGTGATTACTTTATGTCAAAGTGTGCGGTAGAAGTTCTATCAGGACACTCTATAGAAGCAGCTGTTCGTCAAGCCCTAGAGACTATCAATGACATTTTAAACACAGAGAAGGCAAACTTGTACGATACCAATCTTGAACTAACCAAGGAGCTCGCCTAA
- a CDS encoding TRAP transporter small permease, which produces MKSLRKHLNNIEEYTCCLLLASFVILLFSQIVLRQTFQYSIPWGDEVATYMFVWFAYLGAVVAAKMSAHNRVSFHFRFFPPIVKTVCETIADLIWVAFNLYFVYLSYDFVFNKMNLFWKSQTTGIPMKYFYLILPIAFFLMSVRILWNNYEKLVLGIEATDPESEEIQKQSLKNDFLKNKFSKNKAFKAE; this is translated from the coding sequence ATGAAGTCATTGAGAAAACATCTAAACAATATTGAAGAATACACATGCTGCCTGTTACTGGCTTCGTTTGTGATTCTTCTCTTTTCGCAAATTGTATTGCGGCAGACTTTCCAATATTCCATACCTTGGGGTGATGAAGTGGCCACATACATGTTCGTTTGGTTTGCTTATTTGGGTGCTGTTGTCGCAGCGAAGATGTCGGCACATAACCGTGTGAGTTTCCATTTCCGATTCTTCCCGCCGATAGTCAAAACCGTTTGTGAAACCATTGCCGATCTTATCTGGGTAGCGTTCAATCTTTATTTTGTATACCTGAGTTACGACTTTGTTTTCAACAAAATGAACCTGTTTTGGAAGTCTCAAACCACTGGGATTCCAATGAAGTATTTCTATCTTATTTTGCCCATCGCTTTCTTCTTAATGTCGGTTCGCATCCTATGGAATAACTACGAAAAACTGGTGCTTGGCATTGAAGCAACAGACCCAGAAAGCGAAGAGATTCAAAAACAATCGTTAAAAAACGATTTTCTTAAAAACAAATTTTCGAAAAACAAAGCCTTCAAGGCTGAGTAA
- a CDS encoding nuclear transport factor 2 family protein, translating to MNTSNQDQITIQTLQGFSDAWNAHDIDALLSFVTDDCVFHTAAGAELQGNTFSGKEVLRDAFAVVWKNFPDVQWKDPVHFVSGDRAVTESTFCATTPDGDRIEARMVDVFTVKDGKIQVKNAFRKDRPVVSGDVK from the coding sequence ATGAACACTAGCAATCAAGATCAAATAACAATCCAAACTCTTCAAGGTTTTAGTGATGCTTGGAATGCCCACGACATTGACGCTTTACTAAGTTTCGTGACGGACGATTGCGTGTTCCACACCGCGGCAGGTGCCGAGCTACAAGGGAACACCTTCTCAGGGAAAGAAGTACTTCGCGACGCTTTCGCTGTGGTATGGAAAAACTTCCCAGATGTTCAATGGAAAGATCCAGTTCACTTTGTCTCTGGCGATCGCGCTGTTACTGAATCCACGTTTTGCGCAACCACACCCGATGGCGACCGAATTGAGGCACGTATGGTGGATGTGTTTACGGTAAAAGATGGAAAAATTCAGGTTAAGAACGCTTTCCGTAAAGATCGTCCCGTCGTCAGTGGCGACGTCAAATAA
- a CDS encoding NAD(P)/FAD-dependent oxidoreductase translates to MNPHVLNGAASVPSEKEQSRQAYDPSYDPLTRQTPGTGQAYAPTYWIGTAGEPPQDDGPILSDTDADVVIIGSGYTGLTAAIYLAEHYGIRATVLEANRASWGCSTRNGGQAQCASGRLKRSQWIERWGLETALKMHRECLDGMETFKELIQDIDCEPQPGGHLYIAHRSKVMPTLEKEAKLLRDTFNYDAQVLDAATVKRDFVDDKEAAGAMHEPEGIGIHAGKLAFGYLEKARRLGVKVHTSSPVIGWTSEGDVHYIKTPGGIVKTQAVGVATGGYTSQGLHPELKNRLLPILSNSIVTRPLTDAEIDECNFKTKQVLTDTRVLRHYYRLLPDNRVQIGSRSAITGKSAPEEKYKQFLVNDLHRKFPALTGIEVDYSWWGWVDVSHDMMPRIYQPNYKESIYYALGYGGNGVMYSAQAGKRLAQWIAGEGQNLDLPIFQSKLPFPNLREMVESEAFSPFRRMGQRFLYKWYHLKDEVL, encoded by the coding sequence ATGAATCCGCACGTATTGAATGGCGCTGCGTCTGTGCCTTCTGAAAAAGAGCAGAGCCGGCAAGCCTACGACCCTAGCTACGATCCACTCACACGACAAACCCCTGGCACTGGCCAAGCCTACGCGCCTACTTATTGGATAGGAACAGCGGGCGAGCCGCCTCAAGACGATGGCCCAATTCTGTCGGATACTGATGCGGATGTCGTGATTATTGGATCAGGCTATACAGGGCTAACCGCAGCCATTTATCTTGCGGAACACTATGGAATCAGAGCCACAGTCTTAGAAGCCAACCGAGCCAGTTGGGGGTGCAGCACACGCAACGGTGGGCAAGCACAATGTGCCAGTGGCCGCTTAAAGCGCTCCCAATGGATTGAGCGTTGGGGGCTAGAAACCGCACTAAAAATGCACCGCGAATGCCTTGATGGTATGGAAACCTTCAAAGAACTGATTCAAGACATCGATTGTGAGCCTCAACCTGGCGGCCATCTCTATATTGCGCATCGCAGTAAGGTCATGCCGACACTAGAAAAAGAAGCTAAGTTGCTTCGCGATACCTTTAATTACGACGCACAAGTTCTTGATGCTGCCACGGTAAAGCGCGACTTTGTTGACGATAAAGAAGCGGCTGGTGCCATGCACGAACCAGAAGGCATTGGTATTCATGCAGGAAAATTAGCGTTCGGTTATTTGGAAAAAGCACGGCGTCTAGGCGTGAAAGTACACACCAGTAGCCCTGTGATCGGGTGGACATCGGAAGGTGACGTCCATTACATCAAAACACCGGGTGGCATTGTAAAAACCCAAGCCGTTGGCGTTGCGACAGGTGGTTACACATCACAAGGGTTGCACCCAGAACTCAAAAACCGCCTGCTGCCTATTCTCTCTAACTCCATCGTGACTCGCCCGCTCACCGATGCAGAAATCGATGAATGCAATTTCAAAACTAAACAAGTCTTAACGGATACACGTGTTTTACGTCATTACTATCGCCTGTTACCAGACAACCGAGTACAAATTGGCTCGCGCAGTGCGATAACTGGCAAGTCCGCTCCAGAAGAGAAGTACAAGCAATTTCTTGTTAACGATTTACACCGTAAATTCCCCGCGTTAACAGGGATAGAGGTCGATTATTCATGGTGGGGTTGGGTTGATGTTAGCCACGACATGATGCCTAGGATTTACCAGCCGAACTATAAAGAATCGATTTATTACGCACTAGGCTATGGCGGTAATGGCGTGATGTACTCCGCGCAAGCAGGTAAGCGGCTCGCCCAATGGATCGCAGGAGAAGGACAAAACCTCGACCTCCCTATTTTTCAATCCAAATTGCCGTTCCCAAACCTTCGGGAAATGGTGGAATCGGAGGCATTTTCTCCGTTTCGCCGCATGGGGCAACGGTTCTTGTACAAGTGGTATCACCTAAAAGACGAAGTGCTTTAG